From one Rhodamnia argentea isolate NSW1041297 chromosome 1, ASM2092103v1, whole genome shotgun sequence genomic stretch:
- the LOC115729946 gene encoding putative disease resistance RPP13-like protein 2 isoform X1, protein MEAELSGSPTPHTTAMAAEVAISLGVRNSLHVLAEGKILSSGLRDQINMAVNELQNKFSTLKLPESGTDDEQQSRDGSGLLDRARVAVDLADRFLLKASQHLKSHKGRLAKIRALVHFMTLWIRVRATERTARDFITGVKELSTHLSQMQDLSRNGSSRNAHRGKVRWNGKVESDIVGREDEARRLLDQLIVKDGDQDALRLRVISVVGKEAIGKTALVRSVYSSLEVDHSFHCRVWVRVPEKFTPKDLLVKILKQTPQKELKDIEHKEEEELKEILHKSLMELRYLIVFDNLRKAEDMDELMILLADARNGSRVIVTTPVPEIPSRIDPWASPLELHKLDANQSEDLLREWGSVAEDPEREDPELKARILNKCSGSPLGILVLAGLVAASSDSSPVNVDQLTDNSTLRDIVCLSYHKLPSLLKLCLLYLCLFPKDCEISTRRLFQLWLAEGLVQPLEHTTAHGDEKQVPGSKAMECFNQLVGRNLVHVVRRRRLSGWPKSCRVPSFLHDFLCETATQLRLLQIRSNNRSEESKVVNGCSSWIVKYEDDDYRQESQQVAKAEDHQLGSIQLQHVRSYVSFNTQKRGTRLRDIEELIRQLTAKGDTGLLRVLDLEGVYKPLLPDRLGNVLPNLRYLGLRWTVLDSIPESVANMSRLETLDLKHTNVRNLPSWIWEGKSLQHLYMNEVCFDESTIPHKPSSTTKHQSNLQTLWGLYIGAVKSPMFDVLSKLTRLEKLGLTCNSQVVEKATECISNLPMLRSLKLRSRDLFGQPSDLNLSSMTGLESVSHLYLLGGLSRVGLSCLPRNLKILTLSMSGLKDDPMRDLGKLKSLEILNLFAGSYTGSKLYWRADSFPRLRVLKLWKLEGLKKAFVRVNALPCLEELEIKDCGLLTSFASLGHVASLQQISLIKVRTKLAEEIKSRLTPQVFIKEKQLVISSSSSSSTEVIFRRLYAFFFRAFPHLHAPFFRTLIKLIER, encoded by the coding sequence ATGGAGGCTGAGTTGAGTGGAAGTCCCACCCCGCATACAACGGCTATGGCTGCCGAGGTGGCCATCTCACTCGGGGTCCGCAATTCGCTACATGTGCTCGCAGAGGGAAAAATCCTCTCTAGCGGATTACGCGACCAGATCAACATGGCTGTTAATGAACTCCAGAACAAATTCAGCACCTTGAAGTTGCCGGAATCCGGCACCGACGACGAACAGCAAAGCAGGGACGGATCTGGCCTCCTGGATCGAGCTCGAGTTGCTGTCGACTTGGCCGATAGGTTCCTCCTAAAAGCATCACAACACTTGAAGTCCCACAAGGGCCGCCTTGCGAAGATTAGAGCATTAGTCCACTTCATGACTCTCTGGATACGCGTACGCGCCACCGAAAGGACGGCCCGCGATTTCATCACCGGAGTCAAGGAGTTGTCCACACACCTGTCCCAAATGCAAGATCTGTCTCGTAATGGTTCATCGAGGAATGCGCATCGAGGGAAAGTTCGTTGGAATGGGAAGGTCGAGTCGGACATTGTGGGCCGTGAAGATGAAGCGCGCAGGCTCCTAGATCAGTTGATCGTGAAAGATGGCGATCAGGACGCGTTGAGACTTCGCGTCATTTCAGTGGTGGGAAAAGAAGCCATCGGCAAGACAGCTCTCGTGAGAAGCGTGTACAGCAGCCTCGAGGTTGATCATAGCTTCCATTGTCGCGTCTGGGTTCGTGTTCCTGAAAAGTTCACCCCGAAAGATCTCTTGGTGAAGATACTGAAGCAAACACCTCAGAAAGAACTGAAGGATATAGAgcacaaggaagaagaagaactcaaAGAGATCCTTCACAAGTCCTTGATGGAATTGAGGTATCTCATCGTGTTTGACAATCTACGTAAGGCCGAGGACATGGACGAGCTTATGATCCTCCTTGCAGATGCAAGAAATGGAAGCAGAGTCATCGTTACCACTCCGGTTCCTGAAATTCCATCACGTATAGACCCTTGGGCTTCTCCTCTGGAGCTGCACAAATTAGATGCAAACCAAAGCGAGGACTTGTTGAGGGAATGGGGCTCCGTtgccgaagatccggagcgggAAGATCCGGAGCTCAAAGCACGGATTCTGAACAAGTGCAGTGGCTCTCCTCTGGGGATTTTGGTGCTTGCAGGACTGGTGGCAGCGAGCAGTGATTCTTCTCCTGTCAACGTGGATCAGCTCACTGATAATTCCACGCTCCGCGATATTGTTTGCTTGAGCTACCACAAATTGCCTTCCCTGCTCAAGCTCTGTTTGCTTTACTTGTGCCTCTTTCCCAAAGATTGCGAGATCTCCACAAGGAGGCTCTTTCAGCTATGGCTCGCCGAAGGATTGGTTCAACCCTTGGAACATACTACAGCCCATGGTGATGAAAAGCAAGTGCCTGGATCCAAAGCCATGGAGTGCTTCAATCAATTGGTCGGTCGAAACTTGGTTCACGTGGTGAGGCGTAGGAGGCTCAGTGGATGGCCCAAATCGTGCCGTGTGCCTAGTTTCCTACACGATTTCCTGTGCGAGACGGCAACGCAACTGAGACTCCTTCAGATCCGTTCCAACAATCGCAGCGAGGAATCTAAGGTTGTTAATGGCTGCTCATCATGGATTGTCAAGTATGAAGACGATGATTATCGCCAAGAATCTCAGCAGGTTGCTAAGGCAGAGGATCATCAGCTTGGCAGCATCCAACTCCAACACGTCCGCTCCTACGTATCCTTTAACACGCAGAAGCGGGGGACACGCTTGAGGGACATCGAAGAGTTGATCCGGCAATTGACTGCAAAGGGAGACACTGGTCTGCTCAGGGTGCTCGATCTGGAGGGGGTTTACAAGCCGTTGCTCCCCGACAGACTTGGCAATGTGCTGCCGAACTTGAGGTACTTGGGATTGCGATGGACGGTCCTCGACTCAATCCCAGAATCGGTCGCAAACATGTCCCGCCTTGAGACGTTGGATCTGAAGCACACTAACGTTAGGAATTTGCCGAGTTGGATTTGGGAGGGGAAGTCCCTCCAGCACCTGTACATGAACGAGGTATGCTTCGATGAGTCCACCATTCCTCATAAACCATCGTCTACGACGAAGCACCAGAGCAATCTCCAAACCTTATGGGGATTGTACATTGGAGCTGTTAAGAGTCCCATGTTCGATGTGCTTAGTAAATTGACCAGGCTGGAGAAATTGGGGCTGACGTGCAATTCTCAGGTGGTGGAGAAAGCGACCGAGTGCATTTCAAATCTCCCGATGCTTCGATCCCTCAAGTTGAGATCCAGGGATCTCTTCGGTCAGCCCTCGGATCTCAACTTGAGTTCCATGACTGGACTCGAGTCCGTTTCGCACTTGTACTTGCTCGGGGGCTTGTCTAGAGTCGGCTTGAGCTGCCTTCCTAGGAACCTGAAAATCCTTACCTTGTCCATGTCAGGACTAAAAGATGATCCGATGCGGGACCTAGGAAAGCTCAAGAGCTTGGAAATTCTCAACTTATTCGCAGGCTCCTATACTGGGTCGAAATTGTATTGGCGCGCAGATTCATTCCCGAGGCTTCGCGTCCTCAAACTGTGGAAGTTGGAGGGATTGAAAAAAGCTTTTGTACGAGTAAACGCTCTTCCTTGCCTGGAAGAGCTGGAGATCAAGGACTGTGGACTCCTGACTTCTTTTGCTTCATTGGGTCATGTTGCATCCTTGCAACAAATTAGTTTGATTAAGGTGAGGACGAAATTGGCTGAGGAGATCAAAAGCAGATTGACTCCACAAGTATTCATCAAAGAGAAGCAATTGgtgatctcctcctcctcttcttcttccactgaGGTAATATTTCGTCGCCTTTACGCGTTCTTTTTCCGTGCATTCCCTCATTTACATGCTCCGTTTTTTCGCACCTTGATCAAGCTTATCGAGAGGTAA
- the LOC115729946 gene encoding putative disease resistance RPP13-like protein 2 isoform X2 — protein sequence MEAELSGSPTPHTTAMAAEVAISLGVRNSLHVLAEGKILSSGLRDQINMAVNELQNKFSTLKLPDGSGLLDRARVAVDLADRFLLKASQHLKSHKGRLAKIRALVHFMTLWIRVRATERTARDFITGVKELSTHLSQMQDLSRNGSSRNAHRGKVRWNGKVESDIVGREDEARRLLDQLIVKDGDQDALRLRVISVVGKEAIGKTALVRSVYSSLEVDHSFHCRVWVRVPEKFTPKDLLVKILKQTPQKELKDIEHKEEEELKEILHKSLMELRYLIVFDNLRKAEDMDELMILLADARNGSRVIVTTPVPEIPSRIDPWASPLELHKLDANQSEDLLREWGSVAEDPEREDPELKARILNKCSGSPLGILVLAGLVAASSDSSPVNVDQLTDNSTLRDIVCLSYHKLPSLLKLCLLYLCLFPKDCEISTRRLFQLWLAEGLVQPLEHTTAHGDEKQVPGSKAMECFNQLVGRNLVHVVRRRRLSGWPKSCRVPSFLHDFLCETATQLRLLQIRSNNRSEESKVVNGCSSWIVKYEDDDYRQESQQVAKAEDHQLGSIQLQHVRSYVSFNTQKRGTRLRDIEELIRQLTAKGDTGLLRVLDLEGVYKPLLPDRLGNVLPNLRYLGLRWTVLDSIPESVANMSRLETLDLKHTNVRNLPSWIWEGKSLQHLYMNEVCFDESTIPHKPSSTTKHQSNLQTLWGLYIGAVKSPMFDVLSKLTRLEKLGLTCNSQVVEKATECISNLPMLRSLKLRSRDLFGQPSDLNLSSMTGLESVSHLYLLGGLSRVGLSCLPRNLKILTLSMSGLKDDPMRDLGKLKSLEILNLFAGSYTGSKLYWRADSFPRLRVLKLWKLEGLKKAFVRVNALPCLEELEIKDCGLLTSFASLGHVASLQQISLIKVRTKLAEEIKSRLTPQVFIKEKQLVISSSSSSSTEVIFRRLYAFFFRAFPHLHAPFFRTLIKLIER from the exons ATGGAGGCTGAGTTGAGTGGAAGTCCCACCCCGCATACAACGGCTATGGCTGCCGAGGTGGCCATCTCACTCGGGGTCCGCAATTCGCTACATGTGCTCGCAGAGGGAAAAATCCTCTCTAGCGGATTACGCGACCAGATCAACATGGCTGTTAATGAACTCCAGAACAAATTCAGCACCTTGAAGTTGCC GGACGGATCTGGCCTCCTGGATCGAGCTCGAGTTGCTGTCGACTTGGCCGATAGGTTCCTCCTAAAAGCATCACAACACTTGAAGTCCCACAAGGGCCGCCTTGCGAAGATTAGAGCATTAGTCCACTTCATGACTCTCTGGATACGCGTACGCGCCACCGAAAGGACGGCCCGCGATTTCATCACCGGAGTCAAGGAGTTGTCCACACACCTGTCCCAAATGCAAGATCTGTCTCGTAATGGTTCATCGAGGAATGCGCATCGAGGGAAAGTTCGTTGGAATGGGAAGGTCGAGTCGGACATTGTGGGCCGTGAAGATGAAGCGCGCAGGCTCCTAGATCAGTTGATCGTGAAAGATGGCGATCAGGACGCGTTGAGACTTCGCGTCATTTCAGTGGTGGGAAAAGAAGCCATCGGCAAGACAGCTCTCGTGAGAAGCGTGTACAGCAGCCTCGAGGTTGATCATAGCTTCCATTGTCGCGTCTGGGTTCGTGTTCCTGAAAAGTTCACCCCGAAAGATCTCTTGGTGAAGATACTGAAGCAAACACCTCAGAAAGAACTGAAGGATATAGAgcacaaggaagaagaagaactcaaAGAGATCCTTCACAAGTCCTTGATGGAATTGAGGTATCTCATCGTGTTTGACAATCTACGTAAGGCCGAGGACATGGACGAGCTTATGATCCTCCTTGCAGATGCAAGAAATGGAAGCAGAGTCATCGTTACCACTCCGGTTCCTGAAATTCCATCACGTATAGACCCTTGGGCTTCTCCTCTGGAGCTGCACAAATTAGATGCAAACCAAAGCGAGGACTTGTTGAGGGAATGGGGCTCCGTtgccgaagatccggagcgggAAGATCCGGAGCTCAAAGCACGGATTCTGAACAAGTGCAGTGGCTCTCCTCTGGGGATTTTGGTGCTTGCAGGACTGGTGGCAGCGAGCAGTGATTCTTCTCCTGTCAACGTGGATCAGCTCACTGATAATTCCACGCTCCGCGATATTGTTTGCTTGAGCTACCACAAATTGCCTTCCCTGCTCAAGCTCTGTTTGCTTTACTTGTGCCTCTTTCCCAAAGATTGCGAGATCTCCACAAGGAGGCTCTTTCAGCTATGGCTCGCCGAAGGATTGGTTCAACCCTTGGAACATACTACAGCCCATGGTGATGAAAAGCAAGTGCCTGGATCCAAAGCCATGGAGTGCTTCAATCAATTGGTCGGTCGAAACTTGGTTCACGTGGTGAGGCGTAGGAGGCTCAGTGGATGGCCCAAATCGTGCCGTGTGCCTAGTTTCCTACACGATTTCCTGTGCGAGACGGCAACGCAACTGAGACTCCTTCAGATCCGTTCCAACAATCGCAGCGAGGAATCTAAGGTTGTTAATGGCTGCTCATCATGGATTGTCAAGTATGAAGACGATGATTATCGCCAAGAATCTCAGCAGGTTGCTAAGGCAGAGGATCATCAGCTTGGCAGCATCCAACTCCAACACGTCCGCTCCTACGTATCCTTTAACACGCAGAAGCGGGGGACACGCTTGAGGGACATCGAAGAGTTGATCCGGCAATTGACTGCAAAGGGAGACACTGGTCTGCTCAGGGTGCTCGATCTGGAGGGGGTTTACAAGCCGTTGCTCCCCGACAGACTTGGCAATGTGCTGCCGAACTTGAGGTACTTGGGATTGCGATGGACGGTCCTCGACTCAATCCCAGAATCGGTCGCAAACATGTCCCGCCTTGAGACGTTGGATCTGAAGCACACTAACGTTAGGAATTTGCCGAGTTGGATTTGGGAGGGGAAGTCCCTCCAGCACCTGTACATGAACGAGGTATGCTTCGATGAGTCCACCATTCCTCATAAACCATCGTCTACGACGAAGCACCAGAGCAATCTCCAAACCTTATGGGGATTGTACATTGGAGCTGTTAAGAGTCCCATGTTCGATGTGCTTAGTAAATTGACCAGGCTGGAGAAATTGGGGCTGACGTGCAATTCTCAGGTGGTGGAGAAAGCGACCGAGTGCATTTCAAATCTCCCGATGCTTCGATCCCTCAAGTTGAGATCCAGGGATCTCTTCGGTCAGCCCTCGGATCTCAACTTGAGTTCCATGACTGGACTCGAGTCCGTTTCGCACTTGTACTTGCTCGGGGGCTTGTCTAGAGTCGGCTTGAGCTGCCTTCCTAGGAACCTGAAAATCCTTACCTTGTCCATGTCAGGACTAAAAGATGATCCGATGCGGGACCTAGGAAAGCTCAAGAGCTTGGAAATTCTCAACTTATTCGCAGGCTCCTATACTGGGTCGAAATTGTATTGGCGCGCAGATTCATTCCCGAGGCTTCGCGTCCTCAAACTGTGGAAGTTGGAGGGATTGAAAAAAGCTTTTGTACGAGTAAACGCTCTTCCTTGCCTGGAAGAGCTGGAGATCAAGGACTGTGGACTCCTGACTTCTTTTGCTTCATTGGGTCATGTTGCATCCTTGCAACAAATTAGTTTGATTAAGGTGAGGACGAAATTGGCTGAGGAGATCAAAAGCAGATTGACTCCACAAGTATTCATCAAAGAGAAGCAATTGgtgatctcctcctcctcttcttcttccactgaGGTAATATTTCGTCGCCTTTACGCGTTCTTTTTCCGTGCATTCCCTCATTTACATGCTCCGTTTTTTCGCACCTTGATCAAGCTTATCGAGAGGTAA